A single region of the Streptomyces sp. NBC_01803 genome encodes:
- a CDS encoding DUF3046 domain-containing protein: MRLTDFWERMAEQFGPGYVDSFARDHVMAELGGRTVYEALDAGWSAKDVWRAVCAAVDVPPHLR; the protein is encoded by the coding sequence ATGCGGCTGACGGACTTCTGGGAGCGGATGGCGGAGCAGTTCGGTCCCGGGTATGTGGATTCCTTCGCCCGCGACCATGTGATGGCGGAGCTCGGCGGGCGGACCGTGTACGAGGCACTGGACGCCGGATGGAGCGCCAAGGATGTCTGGCGCGCGGTGTGCGCGGCGGTCGATGTGCCCCCGCACCTGCGCTGA
- a CDS encoding ATP-dependent helicase, which produces MHGHAALDGFSPATRAWFSRAFHAPTPAQEGAWRAIAEESDALVVAPTGSGKTLAAFLASLDRLAATPPPAETHKRCRVLYVSPLKALAVDVERNLRSPLTGIRQEAVRLGLPEPGIRVGIRTGDTSPADRRSLARRPPDILITTPESLFLMLTSAAREALTGVETVILDEVHAVAGTKRGAHLALSLERLDALLSRPARRIGLSATVRPVDEVARFLSPRRKATIVQPPVGKEFALSVVVPVEDMGELGGSPVPDAPDQGGTPSIWPPVEERIVDLVQAHRSTIVFANSRRLAERLCNRMNEIAHERATGEPLPEEHAPALLMGGSGAARGASAVLARAHHGSVSKEQRAHIEEDLKAGRLPAVVATSSLELGIDMGAVDLVVQVESPPSVASGLQRVGRAGHHVGAVSAGVIFPKYRGDLVQSAVVTERMRTGAIESLRVPANPLDVLAQQIVAMTAMDPWDVDELLALVRGAAPFAALPESAYHAVLDMLAGRYPSDAFAELRPRLVWDRVAHTVTGRPGAQRLAVTSGGTIPDRGLFGVFLAGADPKKGGGRVGELDEEMVYESRVGDVFTLGTTSWRIEDITRDRVLVSPAPGVPARLPFWKGDQLGRPLELGRALGAFLREIGGLDPAAARERLAAAGLDAWAVDNVLAYLDEQRQACGHIPDDRTIVVERFRDELGDWRIVVHSPFGAQVHAPWALALGARLTERFGMDAQVLHADDGIVLRLPDADLLGADLGADEVGGDPAFDDGRAPVGAGDVLFDKSEVDQLVTDQVGGSALFAARFRECAARALLLPRRSPGKRTPLWQQRQRAHQLLSVAAGFGSFPIVLEAVRECLQDVFDVPGLTELMGDIEARRVRLVEVTTREPSPFARSLLFGYVAQYLYEGDSPLAERRAAALSLDSRLLAELLGRAELRELLDPAVLAELERESRWLSEDRRVRDVEGVADLLRVLGPVTDAELAERGAAPEWAGALVAARRALRVRVAGEERWAAIEDAGRLRDALGVALPVGVPEAFTEPVADPLGDLLARYARTHGPFTSAQAAAHFGLGTAVADGALHRLAAEGRLVQGEFRPGGVGHEWCDPAVLRRLRRRSLAALRQELEPVPPAALAAFLPQWQHVGGIAGRGGLRGVDGLLRAVEQLQGAPVPASALERLVLPSRVSGYAPPMLDELTASGEVVWAGAGALPGKDGWIALHPADAAPSLLPPPHPLELTPAHRAVLDALAGGYGLFFRQIAEQVRAAGHEVSDAVLADLVWDLAWSGRLTNDTLGPLRALLGSGRTAGSVAHRARRTTPRGRWAGPATRPAVSRGGPPTVAGRWSLLPEREADPTLRAHALARTLLDRHGVVTRGAVAAEGVEGGFAAAYRVLSAFEESGRARRGYVVEGLGAAQFAMDGAVDRLRAISTAAERGAAGPEPGAGTGRKALVLAATDPANAYGAALPWPEPPPAREAGRYPHPAREAGRYPHPAPEAGSGGVPGAGHKPGRKAGALVTLVDGRLTLYLERGGRTLLAWPAGEDATTEAAQPDAALRAAAEALAQAARNGALGTLTVERVNGSPVLTDPFWAGLLEAAGFHATPRGLRLRP; this is translated from the coding sequence ATGCACGGACATGCGGCACTCGACGGGTTCTCCCCCGCCACGCGGGCGTGGTTCTCCCGTGCCTTCCACGCGCCCACCCCCGCGCAGGAAGGAGCGTGGCGGGCGATCGCCGAGGAGTCGGACGCGCTGGTGGTGGCGCCGACCGGCTCGGGGAAGACCCTGGCCGCGTTCCTCGCCTCGCTCGACCGGCTGGCCGCCACACCCCCGCCCGCCGAGACGCACAAGCGGTGCCGCGTGCTGTATGTCTCGCCGCTCAAGGCCCTGGCCGTCGACGTCGAGCGGAATCTGCGCAGCCCCCTCACCGGCATCCGGCAGGAGGCGGTCCGGCTCGGCCTGCCCGAGCCCGGGATCAGGGTCGGCATCAGGACCGGGGACACCTCCCCGGCCGACCGCCGCTCGCTGGCCAGACGGCCGCCCGACATCCTGATCACCACCCCCGAGTCGCTGTTCCTGATGCTCACCTCGGCGGCCAGGGAGGCGCTCACCGGCGTGGAGACGGTGATCCTGGACGAGGTGCACGCGGTGGCGGGCACCAAGCGCGGCGCCCATCTCGCCCTCTCCCTGGAGCGCCTCGACGCGCTGCTGAGCCGGCCCGCCCGCCGGATCGGGCTGTCCGCGACCGTGCGCCCGGTGGACGAGGTGGCCCGCTTCCTCTCGCCACGGCGCAAGGCGACGATCGTCCAGCCGCCCGTCGGCAAGGAGTTCGCCCTGTCGGTGGTGGTGCCGGTGGAGGACATGGGGGAGCTTGGCGGCTCGCCGGTGCCGGACGCCCCGGACCAGGGCGGGACGCCCTCGATCTGGCCGCCTGTGGAGGAGCGCATCGTGGATCTGGTGCAGGCGCACCGCTCCACGATCGTCTTCGCCAACTCCCGGCGGCTGGCCGAGCGCCTGTGCAACAGGATGAACGAGATCGCCCACGAGCGGGCCACCGGCGAGCCGCTGCCCGAGGAGCACGCGCCCGCCCTCCTCATGGGCGGCTCGGGCGCGGCCAGGGGCGCGAGCGCGGTGCTGGCGCGGGCGCACCACGGCTCGGTGTCCAAGGAGCAGCGGGCGCACATCGAGGAGGACCTGAAGGCCGGGCGGCTGCCCGCCGTGGTCGCCACCTCCAGCCTGGAGCTGGGCATCGACATGGGAGCGGTGGACCTGGTCGTGCAGGTCGAGTCGCCGCCCTCGGTGGCCTCCGGCCTCCAGCGGGTGGGCCGCGCCGGGCACCACGTCGGGGCCGTCTCGGCGGGCGTGATCTTCCCCAAGTACCGGGGGGATCTGGTGCAGTCGGCGGTGGTCACCGAGCGGATGCGGACCGGGGCCATCGAGTCGCTGCGCGTCCCGGCCAATCCGCTGGACGTCCTCGCGCAGCAGATCGTGGCCATGACGGCGATGGACCCCTGGGACGTGGACGAGTTGCTGGCGCTGGTCCGCGGCGCCGCGCCGTTCGCCGCGCTGCCCGAGTCGGCGTACCACGCGGTGCTCGACATGCTGGCCGGGCGCTATCCGTCCGACGCCTTCGCGGAGCTGCGGCCCCGGCTGGTCTGGGACCGGGTGGCGCACACCGTGACCGGCCGGCCCGGCGCGCAGCGGCTCGCGGTCACCTCGGGCGGCACGATCCCCGACCGCGGCCTCTTCGGGGTCTTCCTGGCCGGGGCCGACCCCAAGAAGGGCGGTGGCCGGGTCGGCGAGCTGGACGAGGAGATGGTCTACGAGTCCCGGGTGGGCGACGTCTTCACGCTGGGCACGACGTCCTGGCGGATCGAGGACATCACCCGCGACCGGGTGCTGGTCTCGCCCGCGCCCGGCGTCCCCGCCCGGCTGCCGTTCTGGAAGGGGGACCAGCTCGGCCGTCCGCTGGAGCTCGGTCGGGCGCTGGGCGCGTTCCTCCGCGAGATCGGCGGCCTGGACCCGGCGGCGGCCCGCGAGCGGCTGGCGGCGGCGGGCCTGGACGCCTGGGCGGTGGACAACGTGCTGGCGTATCTGGACGAGCAGCGCCAGGCGTGCGGACACATCCCGGACGACCGCACGATCGTGGTCGAGCGGTTCCGCGACGAGTTGGGCGACTGGCGGATCGTGGTGCACTCGCCCTTCGGCGCCCAGGTGCACGCGCCCTGGGCCCTGGCGCTGGGCGCGCGGCTCACCGAGCGCTTCGGCATGGACGCGCAGGTGCTGCACGCGGACGACGGCATCGTGCTGCGGCTGCCCGACGCCGACCTGCTGGGCGCGGACCTCGGCGCGGACGAGGTCGGCGGCGACCCGGCGTTCGACGACGGCCGGGCGCCGGTCGGCGCGGGCGACGTGCTGTTCGACAAGAGCGAGGTCGATCAGCTCGTCACCGACCAGGTGGGCGGCTCGGCGCTCTTCGCGGCCCGGTTCCGGGAGTGCGCCGCGCGGGCCCTGCTGCTGCCGCGGCGCAGCCCCGGCAAGCGCACCCCGCTGTGGCAGCAGCGGCAGCGGGCGCACCAGCTGCTGTCGGTGGCCGCCGGGTTCGGATCGTTCCCGATCGTGCTGGAGGCGGTCCGCGAGTGCCTGCAGGACGTGTTCGACGTGCCGGGGCTGACCGAGCTGATGGGGGACATCGAGGCCAGAAGGGTCAGGCTGGTCGAGGTCACCACACGCGAGCCCTCGCCGTTCGCCCGCTCCCTCCTCTTCGGCTATGTCGCCCAGTATCTGTACGAGGGCGACTCCCCCCTGGCCGAACGACGCGCCGCCGCCCTCTCCCTGGACTCCCGGCTGCTGGCCGAGCTGCTCGGCCGCGCGGAGCTGCGGGAGCTGCTCGATCCGGCCGTCCTGGCCGAGCTGGAGCGGGAGTCGCGGTGGCTGAGCGAGGACCGCCGGGTGAGGGATGTCGAGGGCGTCGCGGATCTGCTGCGCGTCCTCGGACCGGTCACCGACGCCGAGCTGGCCGAGCGGGGAGCGGCGCCCGAGTGGGCCGGGGCGCTGGTCGCGGCCCGGCGCGCGCTGCGCGTCCGCGTCGCGGGCGAGGAGCGCTGGGCGGCGATCGAGGACGCCGGCCGACTGCGGGACGCCCTGGGCGTCGCCCTGCCCGTGGGCGTCCCCGAGGCGTTCACCGAGCCGGTCGCGGATCCGCTGGGCGACCTGCTGGCCCGGTACGCGCGCACCCACGGCCCGTTCACCTCCGCCCAGGCCGCCGCCCACTTCGGTCTCGGCACCGCCGTCGCGGACGGCGCGCTGCACCGGCTGGCCGCCGAAGGGCGGCTCGTCCAAGGCGAGTTCAGGCCGGGCGGCGTCGGGCACGAGTGGTGCGACCCCGCCGTGCTGCGGCGGCTGCGGCGGCGCTCGCTGGCCGCCCTGCGCCAGGAGCTGGAGCCGGTGCCGCCGGCCGCGCTGGCCGCCTTCCTGCCCCAGTGGCAGCACGTCGGCGGCATCGCGGGGCGCGGCGGGCTGCGGGGGGTCGACGGCCTGCTGCGGGCCGTCGAGCAGCTCCAGGGCGCGCCCGTCCCGGCCTCCGCGCTGGAGCGGCTGGTGCTGCCCTCGCGGGTCTCGGGATACGCCCCGCCGATGCTGGACGAGCTGACGGCGTCCGGCGAGGTGGTCTGGGCGGGCGCGGGAGCGCTGCCGGGCAAGGACGGCTGGATCGCTCTCCATCCGGCCGACGCCGCGCCGTCACTGCTCCCGCCGCCGCACCCGCTGGAGCTGACCCCGGCGCATCGCGCCGTGCTGGACGCGCTCGCGGGGGGCTACGGGCTGTTCTTCCGGCAGATCGCCGAGCAGGTCAGGGCCGCCGGGCACGAGGTCTCGGACGCCGTGCTCGCCGACCTGGTCTGGGACCTGGCGTGGTCCGGCCGGCTGACCAACGACACCCTGGGACCGCTGCGCGCCCTGCTCGGCTCCGGCCGCACCGCGGGCTCAGTCGCGCACCGGGCCCGGCGGACGACGCCACGCGGCCGGTGGGCGGGCCCCGCGACACGCCCCGCCGTCTCGCGCGGAGGGCCGCCGACCGTGGCCGGCCGCTGGTCGCTGCTGCCGGAGCGGGAGGCCGATCCCACGCTGCGCGCCCACGCGCTCGCGCGCACGCTGTTGGACCGGCACGGGGTGGTCACGCGCGGGGCCGTGGCGGCCGAGGGCGTCGAGGGCGGCTTCGCCGCGGCGTACCGGGTGCTGTCCGCCTTCGAGGAGAGCGGCCGGGCCAGGCGCGGATATGTGGTGGAGGGGCTCGGTGCGGCCCAGTTCGCGATGGACGGCGCGGTGGACCGGCTGCGGGCGATCAGCACCGCCGCGGAGCGTGGGGCCGCCGGTCCCGAGCCCGGCGCGGGCACCGGTCGAAAGGCGCTGGTGCTCGCCGCCACCGACCCGGCCAACGCCTACGGCGCGGCCCTGCCGTGGCCGGAGCCTCCCCCGGCCCGGGAGGCCGGGAGGTACCCCCACCCCGCCCGGGAGGCCGGGAGGTACCCCCACCCCGCCCCGGAGGCCGGGAGCGGCGGCGTGCCGGGTGCGGGGCACAAGCCGGGCCGCAAGGCCGGGGCTCTGGTCACGCTGGTGGACGGACGGCTCACGCTCTATCTTGAGCGCGGCGGACGGACGCTCCTCGCTTGGCCCGCCGGGGAAGACGCCACCACGGAAGCCGCGCAGCCGGACGCGGCGCTGCGGGCAGCCGCCGAGGCCCTGGCACAGGCCGCCAGGAACGGCGCGCTGGGCACGCTGACAGTGGAACGGGTGAACGGCTCCCCGGTGCTCACCGACCCGTTCTGGGCCGGGCTTCTGGAGGCCGCCGGATTCCACGCGACGCCGCGCGGGCTCCGGCTGCGGCCCTGA
- a CDS encoding helix-turn-helix domain-containing protein, with product MILLRRLLGDVLRRQRQRQGRTLREVSSSARVSLGYLSEVERGQKEASSELLAAICDALDLRMSELLREVSDELALAELAQSAASDTVPSLGVPPGRTLGERPMERPMLNPVRVTSVTHRPDDHVTIKAQAEAVDVVAA from the coding sequence ATGATCCTGCTCCGTCGCCTGCTGGGTGACGTGCTGCGTCGGCAGCGCCAACGTCAGGGCCGCACCCTGCGTGAAGTGTCCTCCTCGGCCAGAGTCTCCCTCGGATACCTCTCCGAGGTCGAGCGTGGGCAGAAGGAAGCTTCCTCCGAGCTGCTGGCCGCCATCTGCGACGCGCTCGATCTGCGGATGTCCGAGCTGCTGCGGGAAGTCAGTGACGAGCTGGCCCTCGCCGAGCTGGCCCAGTCCGCCGCGAGCGACACGGTGCCGTCCCTGGGTGTCCCGCCCGGGCGGACGCTGGGCGAGCGTCCCATGGAGCGCCCCATGCTGAATCCGGTGCGTGTGACCTCCGTCACCCACCGTCCCGACGACCACGTGACGATCAAGGCCCAGGCCGAGGCAGTCGACGTCGTCGCCGCCTGA
- a CDS encoding CinA family protein yields the protein MSGKGEPEEPALAAQVMDLLGRRGQTVAVAESLTGGLVAAELTEAPGASRMFRGSVTAYATEIKRSVLGVDGALLDERGAVDAEVARQLATGVRDLLGADWGAATTGVAGPEPQDGNPVGTVHIAVSAAGTGKVVAQRLNLRGDRAAIRAGTVRAVLALLRDELILPRVEDTP from the coding sequence ATGAGCGGCAAGGGCGAGCCGGAGGAGCCCGCGCTGGCGGCGCAGGTGATGGACCTGCTCGGGCGGCGCGGGCAGACGGTGGCCGTGGCGGAATCGCTGACCGGGGGCCTGGTCGCGGCGGAGCTCACCGAGGCGCCCGGCGCTTCCAGGATGTTCCGCGGCTCGGTCACCGCCTATGCCACGGAGATCAAACGGAGCGTGCTGGGGGTGGACGGCGCGTTGCTGGACGAGCGGGGAGCCGTGGACGCGGAGGTTGCCCGGCAGCTCGCCACGGGCGTCCGTGACCTGCTGGGCGCCGACTGGGGAGCGGCCACGACGGGGGTCGCCGGACCCGAGCCGCAGGACGGTAATCCGGTCGGGACCGTGCACATTGCGGTTTCGGCGGCCGGAACCGGGAAAGTCGTGGCTCAGCGGCTGAATCTGCGAGGTGACCGGGCCGCGATCCGGGCCGGCACCGTAAGGGCCGTGCTGGCCCTTCTGCGCGACGAGCTGATCCTCCCCCGAGTGGAGGACACACCCTGA
- the pgsA gene encoding CDP-diacylglycerol--glycerol-3-phosphate 3-phosphatidyltransferase: MTDMPARATGKGPLAGRAAARTAAPGLWNIANILTMVRLLLVPGFVLLMFADGGHDPAWRSLAWAAFTIAMITDLFDGELARRRNIVTDFGKIADPIADKAIMGAALICLSVLGDLPWWVAGVILVRELGVTLMRFWVIRHGVIAASRGGKLKTLTQGIAVGMYILSLTGTLATLRWWVMAAAVVLTVATGLDYVRQAVVLRRAGLARERTAARENG, from the coding sequence ATGACGGACATGCCGGCCCGAGCCACCGGAAAGGGTCCGCTGGCCGGGAGGGCCGCGGCCCGGACCGCGGCACCCGGTCTGTGGAACATCGCGAACATCCTCACGATGGTGCGCCTGCTGCTGGTGCCCGGCTTCGTGCTGCTGATGTTCGCGGACGGGGGGCACGATCCGGCCTGGCGGTCCCTGGCGTGGGCCGCGTTCACCATCGCCATGATCACCGACCTTTTCGACGGCGAGCTGGCCCGGCGCCGCAACATCGTGACCGACTTCGGCAAGATCGCGGACCCCATCGCGGACAAGGCGATCATGGGCGCGGCGCTCATCTGTCTCTCGGTGCTGGGGGATCTGCCCTGGTGGGTGGCGGGCGTCATCCTCGTCCGGGAGCTGGGGGTCACGCTGATGCGGTTCTGGGTGATCCGGCACGGGGTCATCGCCGCCAGCCGGGGCGGCAAGCTGAAGACACTCACCCAGGGCATCGCCGTGGGCATGTACATCCTGTCGCTCACCGGGACGCTGGCCACCCTGCGCTGGTGGGTGATGGCGGCGGCCGTGGTGCTCACCGTGGCGACAGGGCTGGACTACGTGCGACAGGCTGTCGTGCTGCGCCGGGCGGGCCTGGCCCGGGAGCGGACGGCGGCGCGGGAGAACGGATGA
- the rimO gene encoding 30S ribosomal protein S12 methylthiotransferase RimO, with translation MSERRTVALVTLGCARNEVDSEELAGRLAADGWDLVDDAADAEVAVVNTCGFVDAAKKDSVDALLEAGELKAAATGGGGGRTQAVVAVGCMAERYGKELADALPEADAVLGFDDYADISARLRTILSGGVHAPHIPRDRRKLLPISPSERQGTDVALPGHGTITDLPAGVAPASGPRAPLRRRLGDGPVASVKLASGCDRRCTFCAIPSFRGSFVSRRPSDVLAEARWLAGEGVKEIMLVSENNTSYGKDFGDIRLLETLLSELAAVDGLERVRVSYLQPAEMRPGLIDVLTGTEKVAPYFDLSFQHSAPSVLRAMRRFGDTDRFLELLATIRGKAPLAGVRSNFIVGFPGETEADLAELERFLTEARLDAIGVFGYSDEEGTEAAGYQGKHDPELIAERLTRVSRLAEELIAQRAEERVGEHARVLIESVDPEEEAEGEVLAVGRGPHQAPETDGHVVIVESPSGHGRDPGAGPRVGQLVDVEIVAARGVDLIAVERPAAGGGHAAEAGR, from the coding sequence ATGTCCGAACGCCGTACCGTTGCCCTGGTCACCCTTGGTTGCGCTCGTAATGAAGTGGACTCCGAGGAGCTGGCGGGGCGGCTGGCCGCGGACGGCTGGGACCTCGTGGACGACGCCGCCGACGCCGAGGTGGCCGTCGTCAACACGTGCGGCTTCGTGGACGCCGCCAAGAAGGACTCCGTCGACGCGCTGCTCGAAGCCGGCGAGCTGAAGGCCGCGGCGACCGGTGGCGGCGGCGGGCGGACCCAGGCCGTCGTCGCCGTCGGCTGCATGGCGGAGCGCTACGGCAAGGAGCTCGCCGACGCGCTGCCCGAGGCCGACGCCGTGCTCGGCTTCGACGACTACGCCGACATCTCGGCCCGGCTGCGGACCATCCTGTCCGGCGGCGTGCACGCCCCCCACATCCCGCGCGACCGGCGCAAGCTGCTGCCCATCAGCCCGTCCGAGCGGCAGGGCACGGATGTCGCCCTGCCCGGGCACGGCACGATCACCGACCTGCCCGCCGGGGTGGCACCGGCCTCCGGGCCGCGCGCCCCGCTGCGGCGGCGGCTCGGCGACGGTCCCGTCGCCTCGGTCAAGCTGGCCTCCGGCTGCGACCGGCGGTGCACGTTCTGCGCCATTCCCTCCTTCCGGGGCTCGTTCGTCTCCCGGCGTCCCTCCGACGTCCTCGCGGAGGCGCGCTGGCTGGCCGGCGAGGGCGTGAAGGAGATCATGCTGGTCTCCGAGAACAACACCTCCTACGGCAAGGACTTCGGCGACATCCGGCTGTTGGAGACCCTGCTGTCCGAACTGGCCGCCGTGGACGGGCTGGAGCGCGTCCGGGTGAGCTATCTCCAGCCGGCCGAGATGCGCCCCGGGCTGATCGACGTGCTCACCGGCACCGAGAAGGTCGCGCCCTACTTCGACCTCTCCTTCCAGCACTCCGCGCCCTCGGTGCTGCGCGCGATGCGGCGCTTCGGCGACACCGACCGGTTCCTGGAGCTGCTCGCCACCATCCGCGGCAAGGCGCCGTTGGCCGGCGTCCGGTCGAACTTCATCGTGGGCTTCCCCGGCGAGACCGAGGCCGACCTGGCCGAGCTGGAGCGCTTCCTCACCGAGGCCCGGCTGGACGCCATCGGCGTCTTCGGCTATTCGGACGAGGAGGGCACCGAGGCCGCCGGATATCAGGGCAAGCACGACCCCGAGCTGATCGCCGAGCGGCTGACCCGGGTCTCCCGGCTCGCCGAGGAGCTGATCGCGCAGCGCGCCGAGGAGCGTGTGGGCGAGCACGCGCGGGTACTGATCGAATCGGTCGATCCGGAAGAGGAAGCCGAGGGAGAGGTGCTCGCCGTGGGCCGTGGGCCGCACCAGGCGCCCGAGACGGACGGGCACGTCGTCATCGTGGAGTCGCCGTCCGGGCACGGCCGGGACCCCGGCGCCGGGCCGAGGGTCGGGCAGCTCGTCGATGTCGAGATCGTCGCCGCGCGGGGCGTGGATCTGATCGCCGTGGAGCGGCCCGCCGCCGGCGGCGGGCACGCGGCCGAGGCCGGAAGATGA
- a CDS encoding helix-turn-helix domain-containing protein, protein MSIGNPSAKDRPSVGRILQQARIDAKLTVDEVSSSTRVRIPIVHAIEQDDFSRCGGDVYARGHIRTLARAVGADANELIELFNAEQGTEPPSLSSGPLFEAERIRPEPRRPNWTAAMVAAIVAVIGFVGFTFFSGGGGEDAGSVAEGSQTGEPAPDQTRNADQPTQEPSPEPSESAVAAVPADKVTVKVTAEGGSSWISAKDSNGRVLFEDVLQDGDSETFTDDEQIDLVLGNAGAVQLHVNGKQIEDVFEMGQVQRLTYTPGDPEEG, encoded by the coding sequence GTGTCCATCGGCAACCCTTCCGCCAAGGACCGGCCTTCCGTCGGTCGAATTCTCCAGCAGGCGCGCATCGACGCAAAGCTGACCGTGGATGAGGTCAGCTCGTCCACGCGCGTGCGCATTCCCATCGTCCATGCCATCGAGCAGGACGACTTCTCGCGCTGCGGCGGTGATGTGTACGCGCGCGGGCATATTCGTACGCTTGCGCGGGCTGTGGGTGCGGACGCCAACGAGCTGATCGAGCTCTTCAACGCCGAGCAGGGCACCGAGCCGCCGTCGCTGTCGTCCGGGCCGCTGTTCGAGGCCGAGCGGATCCGGCCCGAGCCGCGTCGGCCGAACTGGACGGCGGCCATGGTGGCCGCGATCGTCGCCGTGATCGGCTTCGTCGGGTTCACCTTCTTCAGCGGTGGTGGCGGGGAGGACGCCGGCTCGGTCGCCGAGGGCAGCCAGACGGGTGAGCCCGCGCCGGATCAGACGCGGAACGCCGATCAGCCCACCCAGGAGCCGTCGCCCGAGCCCTCGGAGAGCGCGGTGGCGGCCGTCCCGGCCGACAAGGTGACCGTCAAGGTGACCGCCGAGGGCGGTTCGAGCTGGATCTCGGCGAAGGACAGCAACGGCCGGGTCCTGTTCGAGGACGTGCTCCAGGATGGCGACTCCGAGACCTTCACGGACGATGAGCAGATCGATCTGGTGCTCGGCAACGCCGGAGCCGTCCAGCTCCACGTCAACGGCAAACAGATCGAGGACGTGTTCGAAATGGGGCAGGTGCAGCGGCTGACCTACACCCCGGGCGACCCCGAGGAAGGCTGA